The Coffea arabica cultivar ET-39 chromosome 8e, Coffea Arabica ET-39 HiFi, whole genome shotgun sequence genome window below encodes:
- the LOC140012845 gene encoding putative wall-associated receptor kinase-like 16, whose amino-acid sequence MVQGTIGYLDPEYLQTSQLTEKSDVYSFEVVLVELLTGEKDNHLFEVLDDNIDTERNAEQLKEVAMLAKRCLNVKGEDRPTMKEVALELEEMSLSTRHSRVLLNSKPKL is encoded by the exons ATGGTGCAAGGAACAATTGGCTACTTAGACCCTGAGTACCTGCAGACTAGTCAATTAACTGAGAAGAGTGATGTCTATAGCTTTGAGGTTGTTCTTGTGGAGCTATTGACAGGAGAGAAG GATAACCATTTGTTTGAAGTTCTGGATGATAATATCGACACTGAAAGAAATGCTGAGCAACTGAAAGAAGTTGCTATGCTAGCTAAAAGATGCTTAAATGTCAAGGGGGAAGATAGGCCAACCATGAAAGAAGTAGCATTGGAATTAGAAGAAATGAGTCTATCAACGAGGCATTCGAGGGTTCTGTTGAATTCAAAACCTAAATTGTAG